One uncultured Gellertiella sp. genomic window carries:
- a CDS encoding FAD-binding oxidoreductase produces MWQSPIAPGLSWYQASAGDRPAYAGLDGSTTTDVAIIGGGFTGLQAAYNLAKAGVQVTLIDGARFGDGASGRNGGQIGTGQRSWPDEMEPQFGYDLTRAMFDMAERAKQHLIDFAETHGIDMELMRGYMSVSHKPGKEKDYQQTAETMAKRYGYPHVRFMDGQETAERVGSKRFPYGVYDEGSGHIHPLKLVIGLARVAAAAGARLHELSPAIAIRQNAGKTLIDTPRGTITADRVLVATNAYVGNLEPVTSAHIMPIQSFIGATVPLDRFPSVIPGSEAIADSRFMVRYWRKSRDGRLIFGGREAYTAASPGDISIHIRRQIAEIYPELGTVEISHSWGGSVGITLPRKPFVREVMPGVTSIGGYSGHGVMLANYCGKLYADELTGKTSDLDYYRGLKVPPFPGGKALRAPLLFLALTWYALLDKM; encoded by the coding sequence ATGTGGCAAAGCCCCATTGCGCCCGGGCTCTCCTGGTATCAGGCGAGCGCGGGTGACCGCCCCGCCTATGCCGGGCTGGACGGCTCGACAACCACCGATGTCGCCATCATCGGTGGCGGCTTCACCGGCCTGCAGGCCGCCTATAACCTCGCGAAGGCGGGCGTCCAGGTCACCCTGATCGACGGCGCGCGCTTCGGCGATGGTGCCTCTGGCCGCAATGGCGGCCAGATCGGCACCGGACAACGCTCCTGGCCCGACGAGATGGAGCCGCAATTCGGCTATGATCTCACCCGGGCGATGTTCGACATGGCCGAGCGGGCCAAGCAGCACCTCATCGATTTTGCCGAGACCCACGGCATCGACATGGAACTGATGCGCGGCTACATGAGCGTCTCCCACAAGCCGGGCAAGGAAAAGGACTACCAGCAGACCGCCGAGACCATGGCCAAGCGCTATGGCTATCCGCATGTCCGCTTCATGGACGGACAGGAAACCGCCGAACGGGTCGGCTCGAAGCGCTTCCCGTACGGTGTCTATGATGAAGGGTCCGGCCATATCCATCCCCTGAAGCTGGTGATCGGGCTTGCCCGGGTGGCTGCGGCGGCGGGTGCCCGGTTGCACGAGCTGAGCCCGGCCATTGCCATCCGGCAGAACGCCGGCAAGACGCTGATCGACACCCCGCGCGGCACGATCACCGCCGACCGGGTGCTTGTCGCCACCAATGCCTATGTCGGCAATCTCGAGCCGGTCACTTCGGCCCATATCATGCCGATCCAGTCCTTCATCGGGGCGACCGTGCCGCTCGATCGCTTCCCGTCGGTCATTCCCGGCAGCGAAGCGATTGCCGACAGCCGCTTCATGGTCCGCTACTGGCGAAAATCCCGCGACGGGCGGCTGATCTTTGGCGGGCGCGAGGCCTATACGGCGGCAAGCCCCGGCGATATCTCGATCCATATCCGCAGGCAGATTGCCGAGATTTATCCGGAACTTGGCACTGTCGAGATCAGCCATTCCTGGGGCGGTTCGGTCGGCATTACCCTGCCCCGCAAGCCTTTCGTGCGCGAGGTGATGCCCGGGGTGACGTCGATTGGCGGCTATTCCGGCCACGGAGTGATGCTCGCCAATTATTGCGGCAAGCTCTATGCCGATGAACTGACCGGCAAGACCTCGGATCTCGACTATTACAGGGGATTGA
- a CDS encoding glutamine synthetase family protein — MPLKKTKTKTAKASKIAVSAATQSLRGVSNWKEAGEWLRARGIEDIECITPDLAGVPRGKMMLTSKFNENTSLALPNAVFRHTISGEYPDESGGFRYDARDSDLKLVPDLTTLAVVPWEEDPTAQVICDVTDIDGTPTTYTPRNVLRRVMGLYQAKGWTPVVAPEIEFYLVAMNEDPDYPLQPPKGRSGRTILGGQGYSIAGVNEFDELIDDIYEFSEKQGLEIDTLIHEEGPAQLEINLSHGDPLELADQVFMFKRTIREAALKHGIYATFMAKPLQGQAGSAMHIHQSVVDAKTGKNIFSNSDGTESDKFRHFIGGMQRYVPNALAMMAPYVNSYRRLTPGMSSPVNTAWGYDNRTTAFRIPVSNAAGRRVENRLPSSDANPYLALAASLACGYLGMVNELEPTAAADDTVNDGRIDLPRGLLEAIALLEAEPGLAGCLSAEFVGMYAGLKRGEFETFMQVISPWEREFLLLNV, encoded by the coding sequence ATGCCTCTGAAGAAAACCAAGACTAAAACAGCCAAAGCATCCAAAATCGCGGTTTCGGCCGCCACCCAGTCCCTTCGGGGGGTTTCCAATTGGAAGGAAGCCGGGGAATGGCTCCGGGCCCGGGGTATCGAAGACATCGAATGCATCACGCCTGACCTTGCCGGCGTTCCGCGCGGCAAGATGATGCTCACCTCCAAATTCAACGAAAACACATCGCTGGCTTTGCCGAATGCCGTGTTCCGGCACACGATCTCGGGCGAATATCCCGATGAATCCGGCGGCTTCCGCTATGATGCGCGGGACAGCGACCTGAAGCTGGTGCCGGATCTCACGACCCTTGCCGTCGTGCCCTGGGAAGAGGATCCGACCGCACAGGTGATCTGCGATGTAACCGACATCGACGGCACGCCGACCACCTATACGCCGCGCAATGTGTTGCGCCGTGTGATGGGTCTCTATCAGGCCAAGGGCTGGACGCCCGTGGTGGCACCCGAAATCGAATTCTATCTGGTCGCCATGAACGAGGACCCGGATTATCCCCTGCAGCCGCCCAAGGGGCGCTCGGGCCGGACCATCCTTGGTGGCCAGGGGTATTCGATTGCCGGTGTCAACGAGTTCGACGAGTTGATCGACGACATCTATGAATTCTCGGAAAAACAGGGTCTCGAGATCGACACCCTGATCCACGAGGAAGGTCCTGCCCAGCTCGAAATCAACCTCAGCCATGGCGATCCGCTGGAACTGGCCGACCAGGTCTTCATGTTCAAGCGCACCATCCGCGAAGCCGCGCTGAAGCATGGCATCTATGCCACCTTCATGGCCAAGCCGTTGCAGGGTCAGGCGGGTTCGGCGATGCATATCCACCAGTCGGTGGTCGATGCGAAGACCGGAAAGAACATCTTTTCCAATTCCGATGGCACGGAATCGGACAAATTCCGCCACTTCATCGGCGGCATGCAGCGCTATGTGCCGAATGCACTGGCGATGATGGCCCCCTATGTGAACTCCTACCGCCGTCTGACGCCGGGCATGTCGAGCCCGGTCAACACGGCCTGGGGTTACGACAACCGCACCACCGCCTTCCGCATTCCGGTGTCGAATGCCGCCGGGCGACGGGTGGAAAACCGGCTGCCGAGCTCGGATGCCAATCCCTATCTGGCCCTGGCGGCATCGCTTGCCTGCGGTTATCTCGGGATGGTCAACGAGTTGGAACCGACGGCTGCTGCCGATGATACCGTCAATGACGGCCGCATCGACCTGCCGCGCGGACTGCTGGAAGCCATCGCCCTGCTTGAAGCCGAGCCGGGACTGGCCGGCTGCCTCAGCGCCGAATTCGTCGGCATGTATGCCGGGCTGAAGCGCGGGGAGTTCGAGACCTTCATGCAGGTGATCAGCCCCTGGGAGCGGGAATTCCTGCTTCTGAACGTCTGA
- a CDS encoding NAD(P)/FAD-dependent oxidoreductase — MAAVRAGQGGRSVLVIDHARAPAEKIRISGGGRCNFTNIHASPKAYLSANPHFAKSALARYTPQDFLALVDKHRIPWHEKTLGQLFCDDSARDIIRMLLTELQAASGRLKLSTTIDAVRKVDSGFLVSTGEGDIGCHSLVVATGGKSIPKMGATGLAYQIASQFGLGLVEPRPGLVPLTLDPATLERLAPLAGVAVPAEVIHGKTRFREALLFTHRGLSGPAILQISSYWREGDAITLRLEPDLDLLALLKSARADRGRQSVQTVLAKHYPRRLAQHVAEGLGLDRPLADLSDKLLQKAVDALQDWAITPGGSEGYRTAEVTVGGVDTAGLDSRSMQAKSVPGLYFIGECVDVTGWLGGYNFQWAWASGHAAGEAIAAGC, encoded by the coding sequence ATGGCCGCCGTTCGGGCCGGACAGGGCGGGCGCTCGGTGCTGGTCATCGACCATGCAAGGGCACCGGCGGAAAAGATCCGCATCTCCGGCGGCGGACGCTGCAACTTCACCAATATCCATGCAAGCCCCAAAGCCTATCTCTCCGCCAACCCGCATTTCGCCAAATCGGCACTTGCCCGCTACACGCCGCAGGATTTTCTCGCACTCGTCGACAAGCACCGCATCCCCTGGCATGAAAAGACGCTCGGCCAGCTGTTTTGCGACGACAGCGCCCGCGACATCATCCGGATGCTGCTCACCGAATTGCAGGCCGCAAGCGGGCGGCTGAAGCTGTCGACCACGATTGACGCTGTCCGAAAGGTCGACAGCGGTTTTCTGGTCTCTACCGGAGAAGGCGATATCGGCTGCCACTCCCTGGTGGTGGCAACCGGCGGCAAATCGATCCCGAAAATGGGGGCAACGGGCCTTGCCTACCAGATTGCCAGCCAGTTCGGCCTTGGCCTGGTCGAGCCGCGCCCGGGCCTGGTGCCGCTGACGCTTGATCCCGCGACACTGGAACGGCTTGCGCCGCTTGCGGGTGTGGCGGTTCCAGCCGAGGTCATCCATGGCAAGACCCGGTTTCGCGAAGCCTTGCTGTTCACCCACCGGGGTCTCAGCGGCCCGGCCATCCTGCAGATCTCTTCCTACTGGCGCGAGGGGGATGCCATCACCTTGCGGCTCGAACCCGATCTCGACCTGCTCGCGCTGCTGAAGAGTGCCAGGGCCGACCGGGGCCGACAGTCGGTGCAGACGGTTCTCGCCAAACACTATCCCAGACGCCTCGCCCAGCATGTGGCCGAAGGCCTCGGCCTTGACCGGCCGCTCGCCGATCTCTCCGACAAGCTGCTGCAAAAGGCGGTCGACGCGCTGCAGGACTGGGCGATCACGCCGGGCGGGTCGGAAGGCTACCGCACCGCCGAGGTGACGGTGGGCGGCGTCGATACGGCTGGCCTCGATTCCCGCAGCATGCAGGCAAAATCCGTCCCCGGCCTTTATTTCATTGGCGAATGCGTCGATGTCACCGGCTGGCTCGGCGGCTATAATTTCCAGTGGGCCTGGGCATCGGGCCATGCGGCGGGCGAGGCCATTGCGGCTGGCTGCTGA